The Leptospira neocaledonica DNA window TGAAGGCGGTCTTAGAGAGGCACTAGAAAAGCTCTCTTTGCCTCAGGCTTGGATCTATTGTGGTCCACCGGAAACAGCTTGCGGGGAATTTAAATTAGCGGAATGGAAGAGAAATAATTATCTTAGATTAGTTGCAAATCAATCCAATGATTTGGGTTCCGAGATATTATTTAGAGTTCTCCCTCAAGCAAGTACAGGCTTATATTTATATTTCAAAGACGAATTGGATCTAATGAAATTGCCTGTGTTCCTTCTTAAAAACTCACTTGTAAAAGAAGATCATATCTCCATCCGAAAAGGGGGAGGGGTGCAATACGTTGCGATCAATTCTAAGGATGTATGTTTCGATAAGAACTTTAGAAAAGCGTTAAATTATTCTGTGGATAAACGAACCATTATCCAGGTTCTATTAGAAGGAAAAGGAGAAGTTTCCGTAGGGCCATTTCCAAAATCCATTTCTAACACTTGGACTTCTTCCGAAGAAATTTATCCATATGATCTTTCAAAAGCAAAAGATTCGCTTTCTAAGTCTATTTGTTATCCTAAAATTTTGGAAAGAGAATTGGAATTTAGGATGAGAGGAGACGAGGAGAATCAGGCAAACGGTGCCGCGATTGTCCAAAATCTGAAAGAGTTAGGATTGAAGATCAGAATTCTTCCGATGGAGAAGGCCGCTTTATATAAAGAGAATGGAGAAGGTAAGGGAGATCTAACATTATTATTTTGGTATGCAGATCTTCCCGGACCATTTGCATTTTTGGATCCCTTGTTTGCTGGGGACCGATTCGGGAACGGAGGAAATAGAGCCTTCTATTCTAATCCTAAAATGGAAAAGTTATTTCAAGAGATCCGATCCACTGACAAAACGGATATAAATCCTCAAATCAAAGAAGCATTTTCACTTTTAGCAGAAGATGCTCCTTGGATCTTTTTATGGTCCCCCTATGAATTGTATCTGATAGGGGACCGTTTACCAAAAGGATCTAATCGTCGTTCGGATCTTCCTTAGATGCTGGAAGTTCTAGTTCTACTGCGTCTTCTCCGGAAAGTGCTTCGTCAGAACCGTTTGCGGAATTATTTCCTTCTGTTTGGGTGACTGTTGGAGTGCTTGTTCCTCCGCCAGGTTGGTCTCCCACGTAATAATACTGTCCATATAAAGGATGTTTACATTCTGCCTCGTTGGACAAAATTCCGCCAGTTTCCGCGCAGATATCCACTTTCACATAATCTCCGTTAAATGGAGTAATTAGACTATCACCAAAACCTAATGTTCTTGCCACATGAGAAACATATCTAAACCAGATGGAACCGCTCGTGCCCGAACCGGAACCGGGGAATGGCGCACCTAGATCGTTACCTACCCAAACTGCAGTGACTAAATTCGGATTTACACCTGCAAACCAAACATCTCGAACCCCTTTTCTGGAGCCCCAACGTTTTTGAGCTTCTTTAGGAGATTGAACAGTTCCTGTCTTTCCCCCAAGTGGGAATTTTTCTCCGTCCTTTAATGCGATCTTAAGTGTACCTTCTTCTGAGACGACTGCTTCTAATAAGTTTAATGTCATGGCGCAAGCGACAGGATCTAAAATCTGCTCTGCTTCTTTCGGATCAGGAAGAAGGTTTACATAAAGTTCGGATCCTTCGAAGTCTGTGATCCTTAGGATTTCCACCGGTTTTACTTTTTTACCGTTATTTGCAATTGTTGCATACACGGTTGCCAACTCTTTAGGAGATAATTCTCCCGAACCAAGGGCTAATGTTAGATTGTGCTGGAACCTTCTACTCAACTCGGAACTGTCCAGATCCAAAATTTTTCCTAAGGTATGGATAAAATCACCTACACCTATCTCATCCATGAATTTGACTGCGATCGTGTTTACGGACTGAGCAAATGCAGTTCGGACCTGCATTGCACCTCTATGACCCTTATACCAGTTTTTCGGAGCGTAACCTCTAATCTTGATCGGCTCATCCACGACGATAGAAGTCGGAGTGGCTATTCTCTTTTCGAATGCCATCAGATATACAAGTCCCTTGATCACGGAACCAGGTTGTCTCACGGCAGAAACTGCACGATTCAGTCTGAATATATTAGAAATTTTGTAACTTCCAACCATCGCCTCCACATATCCGTTCGTAGGATTGATGGAGATCAAACTTCCATTCATGTTCTCTATGATCTTGTTTTGTTTCGAAACTTCTTCCGTTTTGCCAGCTTTTACATAATTTGCTTTATCTTCGGAAAGTTTTTTACGGACTGCTTCTATTCCTTCTCTAAGAGAACGTTCCGCTGCTTCTTGTTTATCATAATCTAATGTGGTGTACACATTCATACCACGACTTTCCAGATCTATCTCTGAAAAATTTTCGATAACGAATTGGCGGATGCCGAAGTTAAAATCGGAAGCCAAATTGATTGTAAAATCCTTATCGAATCCGTATTTTCCTATTTCGGAAGTAATGACAACTTTGTCCTCTTCTTCCTTGGTCTCTTCTACGGCGTAAAAGGATCTGAACTTGCGGATATTCGCATCTACCTTCTTCTCAAAATCTTTTTCGATGGATTTAGGATTCGGATGAAGGTTTTGGTTTTTACCCATAACAGTCATCACCATCTTTTGTCTTTTAAGAGCTATCTTTGGATTTCGAACGGCATTATAGTTAGAAGGAGCCGGAATTGTTCCTACAAGCAGAGCTGCTTCTGCGGGAGTCAACTCGTATGCAGGTTTATTAAAGTAATAACGAGAAGCTTCTTCTACTCCTGTATTTCCTTCTCCCAAGAAGATACGATTTAGATACATTGCGAGGATCGTATTCTTATCGAACTTGCTTTCCAGGTAGAACGTACAATAAAACTCGGTGAGTTTATTGAATACATTCCGAGCTCCCAAATCTAAAGTGAGTTTTGCCAACTGTTGGGTAAGAGTGGAGCCTCCCTGTTTTTGGAAAGTAGTCAGATTGACTATGACCGCTCTAAGTAACGCGGTAAAATTTACGCCGCTATGCTCATAGAAGTCTCTATCTTCGGAACTGAGTAGAGCCCATATTATATTTCCATGATTCGTTAAATTGTCTGTGCGAATAGGTCTGAATTTTCTACGCGAGAATTCTCCGATTAATTTTCCGTTTTTGTCCAGAATACGGATCGGTTTGATTTCGTTCGGATCATAAGCGTCGGAAACTTCTCTTTGGAAAGTTTCCAAATTCCGGGCGACTTCTTCCTGTTTGGTGAGCCATACAACGTAAGATCCACCGATCAGAAAGGAAAAGATTACAATCCCGGAAATGACCGAGTATTTAAGGAGGGATCTCCAGTTTGTTTTAGAATATTGGAGGATAGAAGCTAAAATTCCAAGGATACGATCTTTGATGTTCATAAGGTCCGTCGGTAGGTTTTCCGTCCTAAGTTAGGGAATGAAAAGGACTTTTTTTGCGGATTTTGGCCCAGATTCTTCTCTCTTATGTCGGCATGAAACATATCCGAAAGGATTAGAGAACAGACAAATAAAGGTGATTCTGGTAGACAGTTCCCAAAATCTATGTCCAATAAAGTTTTGCTTTGGGCAACCGAAGAACTTAGGAATCAATGGAAGACCTGCCTTACAAAAAAGAAATTTCTCTGCGCCACCACTCTTCTTTACCTGCAAAGTCGGAGATCTGGCCCAAGGTCAGGCTATTATTCGGAAGAGAAGGAATTCCTACCGACCTTTCTCATCTCTATTTGAACGAAGATGGAGAATCCTGGGCCAATCTCGGCTATTGGGAAAACACGAATGAATACGGCACAGCCTGTGCAAACCTAGCAGAACATTTAGGAAAATTAGCAGGACTGGATTCGAATTCTAAATTATTAGATCTGGGATTTGGATGCGGGGATCAATTTAGAATTTGGGAGAATACATTTGGAGTGAATGTTTCGAATATATACGGAATTAATATCTCTAAGATCCAGATAGAATTCACAAAAAGACGTTATGAAGGACGGCTTGGTTCTCCCAATTTAATTTTGGGAAGTGTAGAAGGTTTAACTGAATTCGAGGACAAAACCTTTGATGTAGTGCTCGCTCTGGATAGTTTATATTTTATACCGAATCGAAATAAATTGGTTCAAGAAATTTATAGGATTTTAAAACCGGGCGGAGTATTCGTATCGGCCGAGATACTATTCTCCGATCGAAAAATTTCCTATTGGGAAACTTTCAAAAGGAATTTAATTTCTAGGATGGCAAAGATGTCTTCCGATCTAAAAAAGGTAGAAGGGATTGTATCCGAATATTCGGCGTTAGGATTTAACTTCGAAGTTTTAGAAAGAATAGATCCGTTCGTATTTCCCGGTTTCTCCCAATTTATATTAGAAAAGATTAAATCGGGAAAAAAAATCCCAAAACGACTCTCAGGAAGATACGAAATGTTAGGGGAATATTTCGGCTCCGAAACGATCAAGAAACATTTCGAATATTGGATTTATAAGGTCAGAAAACCTGAGTAAATTTTAAGATCTCAGTGAACCTTCTACCCATCTTTTTACATCCAAAGAAGTAGAAACTCCTGCTTCTAAAAGAGGAATACCGTATCTAGCATAAGAACCGCAGAGCCAAACTTTTCTATCGGGAAGTTCCTGTAGTTCTTTTAACTCCTCTAAAATTTTTCTAGAAGCAAGATCGATCACTGGCCTTTCGAATTTAGATCTGCTGATAAAATCTTTTTCGCTGGGCTCCACGAGAGGATTCCAGGTCTGGAAAACCGCCTTTCCCTTCATGGAAGGAAGTACCTTGTTTAAGAGAATGGTAGCAGTTGCAGTAGAACTATCTTGCGAAAGAGAAAAACACATAGGCGCCCAATGTCTTTTGTGTTTGGGCATAAACTTTTCGTCCGAATGAACTACCACTTCCGAAGTCTCATATTTTAGTTTGGAAAGTAATACCTTTTCCCTTGAATATTCGTCGGGAAGGATAGAGATGGCTTGATTTGCAGGTGCTGCGACTACGACTCTATCAAAAAGTTCTTCTCCATTATCGAA harbors:
- a CDS encoding class I SAM-dependent methyltransferase yields the protein MEDLPYKKEISLRHHSSLPAKSEIWPKVRLLFGREGIPTDLSHLYLNEDGESWANLGYWENTNEYGTACANLAEHLGKLAGLDSNSKLLDLGFGCGDQFRIWENTFGVNVSNIYGINISKIQIEFTKRRYEGRLGSPNLILGSVEGLTEFEDKTFDVVLALDSLYFIPNRNKLVQEIYRILKPGGVFVSAEILFSDRKISYWETFKRNLISRMAKMSSDLKKVEGIVSEYSALGFNFEVLERIDPFVFPGFSQFILEKIKSGKKIPKRLSGRYEMLGEYFGSETIKKHFEYWIYKVRKPE
- a CDS encoding ABC transporter substrate-binding protein, with product MFYPRFLDSVSSQFQAGPKPTLTFSLAFLLLSLLFYGCGKAARSPEKLVFSLPSDPISLDPIRSTDLSSRIVLKYIYPRLFEINGEGQVLPSLVRSYKLAEGPSSKIRRLILEIHSDPKSNVSAQTVLDSLERLKNTPGPRKSTYSFLKGGKVLSDFSLEIYFEGGLREALEKLSLPQAWIYCGPPETACGEFKLAEWKRNNYLRLVANQSNDLGSEILFRVLPQASTGLYLYFKDELDLMKLPVFLLKNSLVKEDHISIRKGGGVQYVAINSKDVCFDKNFRKALNYSVDKRTIIQVLLEGKGEVSVGPFPKSISNTWTSSEEIYPYDLSKAKDSLSKSICYPKILERELEFRMRGDEENQANGAAIVQNLKELGLKIRILPMEKAALYKENGEGKGDLTLLFWYADLPGPFAFLDPLFAGDRFGNGGNRAFYSNPKMEKLFQEIRSTDKTDINPQIKEAFSLLAEDAPWIFLWSPYELYLIGDRLPKGSNRRSDLP
- a CDS encoding transglycosylase domain-containing protein → MNIKDRILGILASILQYSKTNWRSLLKYSVISGIVIFSFLIGGSYVVWLTKQEEVARNLETFQREVSDAYDPNEIKPIRILDKNGKLIGEFSRRKFRPIRTDNLTNHGNIIWALLSSEDRDFYEHSGVNFTALLRAVIVNLTTFQKQGGSTLTQQLAKLTLDLGARNVFNKLTEFYCTFYLESKFDKNTILAMYLNRIFLGEGNTGVEEASRYYFNKPAYELTPAEAALLVGTIPAPSNYNAVRNPKIALKRQKMVMTVMGKNQNLHPNPKSIEKDFEKKVDANIRKFRSFYAVEETKEEEDKVVITSEIGKYGFDKDFTINLASDFNFGIRQFVIENFSEIDLESRGMNVYTTLDYDKQEAAERSLREGIEAVRKKLSEDKANYVKAGKTEEVSKQNKIIENMNGSLISINPTNGYVEAMVGSYKISNIFRLNRAVSAVRQPGSVIKGLVYLMAFEKRIATPTSIVVDEPIKIRGYAPKNWYKGHRGAMQVRTAFAQSVNTIAVKFMDEIGVGDFIHTLGKILDLDSSELSRRFQHNLTLALGSGELSPKELATVYATIANNGKKVKPVEILRITDFEGSELYVNLLPDPKEAEQILDPVACAMTLNLLEAVVSEEGTLKIALKDGEKFPLGGKTGTVQSPKEAQKRWGSRKGVRDVWFAGVNPNLVTAVWVGNDLGAPFPGSGSGTSGSIWFRYVSHVARTLGFGDSLITPFNGDYVKVDICAETGGILSNEAECKHPLYGQYYYVGDQPGGGTSTPTVTQTEGNNSANGSDEALSGEDAVELELPASKEDPNDD